Genomic window (Arachis hypogaea cultivar Tifrunner chromosome 13, arahy.Tifrunner.gnm2.J5K5, whole genome shotgun sequence):
CATTATATTGATGCCATTTTATATCCATTTTTTGTAGTGAATTGGGGGTGCATACGCACAAAGAGGTGCGTACGCGGGACTGGTGAAAAATTGGAAGCGACGCATATGCGTCTAGCAGGCGCACGCATGGCCAGGGAAAAACGGAagctcacacgtacgcgtgataggCATACTTGAGAAGAAGTGTGCACACGCACTTAGGTGTGCGCATGCTCTGAATAGAGGGGCAGTATgaaagtgtgcgcacgcacaaaaggcaaaattttttttttcaaaacagaaTTTTACCTAACACTTCAAAATGCATATAAAcaagaaataacaaaaatatgtaaCTATtcacattaaaatttaaaattgccCAAAAATTTATTTTCCAAATCAAAATCATTGGACTATTTAAAGCACTTGTAATATGCACAAGTAAGAATTTACCAAAACTATTTCAACCAtccaaaaactaattaaaaattttaaacatgcAATTCAAGTCAAAAAGACAATTTAAACAAATTTACTAACTATTCAGATAtgcaatttaaaacaaaaatctatTAAGGCAAGCtaacaaaaacaaaagataaccaaaaaaacaaaaacaaaagataaccaaaaatcaagctatttacatattaacatatttacaatagctaataatataacaccattgcaactccccagcaacggcgccaaaaacttgatgaagaAGATTTGTGCTGgtttaaaatttcacaaaataacttctgttgcaagtatagtccaaaccggcaatggatcctctcatcaaagtttaaaataaagaatttgtcacaattcaaaacaaatataaactgGGAGTTTTAAATCTGGAGTCgtcctccctaggaattgcaattaagtgctcaattattggctatgaggaatTGGGGGTTGTGATTGCAAGTGACAAGGAAATTAAAAGGCAGGAATTAAATAAAAAGCAATTAAAGtaacaaaaatagaaattaaacggcaaaaagaactcttggcaaggattgggaaattaaggattcctatcataATCATAGACCACAAACAAGGTAATTGCatagaattaatcccaattagtcaatcctaacatcgagaattagtcaaaaggtcATAATTGAtctctcaatccacaagtcctaatcaactcactaattaactttgTGAAAGACTaacgttagtggaaaccaaaccaactaacaatCCTAACACAATATGGAATGGACATCTATGACTAAAATTCACTTAATTACCCAATTCCAAGCCAATAGTGTGGAAAACTATACAAAAGctaaaagagacattttatcaaacacctagcatgcataaaaatgaaaaaaaaatcataaattggAATAAAAATAAATCTATACTACTAATtgcatgaaaataataataaaaacttaaacaagcaccaaagaaatataaaacatcaaaattgcgttaataaaatcaaattaaccaGTGTTCACAAACTAAAAGTAGCAAAATTGAGAAGTAACAAAAGAAATTAGGAAGATTAAGACAAGagatcataaaaatataaattaaactatactaaaacaagaattaaagactaaaattaaagagaaattaagctagaaaccctaaattctagagagaagggggagcttctctctctgaaaaactaagctaaaacatgtaaaaaacctaaacctaagtgctccccccttcatccttcttcactttggcttgaaatagcttcagaaatgagttggactgggttttggaggcctagaaatcgcccccagcgaattgcAATTAATGAGCTCGCGTAaccagggtcacgcgtacgcatgggtcacgcatacgcatgacctGAGGAAATTCACCCTCTCGCGTATGCATCGCCATGAGCTCACAATTGTGCATACGCAGGCATCACTGTGCGTAAGCACGGATGCTGAAACTTTCAAACTctatttcttcatgttttcttctcttttgcatgctcttttcttACTTCTTCGACCCATACtggccttggaaacctgaaatcacttaacaaacacatcaaggcatcaaatgggattaaagtgaataaaatttagcaattaaaaggcctaaaaagcatattttttttcaagcataatttaggaagaaatcatgaaactatgctatttcaatagttaaatgcaagaaaagttgatgaaatccacccaaatagagcaaataaatatcatgaaatgtggattcatcattGGCCAGGCAGGGACACTTAGACAAATATATAAGTGGACGTATACAACAAAGCTCAACTGACGTTCACTGCGAGCAAACCCCAAACACCACCAGAAGAACAAGGTACCAACCCCCGCCAACACAGGGGGTTATTAATTGTATTTTAGGTGGTTTCGCGAGTGGAGGACATACAAGTTTGGCTAGGAAAAGAAGCTACCGAACAATGCTAATGGTCCAAAGAACAACGACAGAGGCCATACCTCCCCATCCATATCCACCGTAACCTTCGAACAATCCGACTACCAAGCAAAGGCCACATATCTAGATGATCCCGTGGTCATTTCGATCCAGACGGGAGACCTCCTAGTAAAGAAGGTCTTACTTGACCCAGGTAGTAGTGTTGACGTATTGTTCTACTCCACTTTCCAAAAGATAAAGCTAAGTGATAAAACAATGCAACCTTCTTCGGGAGAGTTGATAGGATTCTCAGGGGAACGGGTACCTATACTCAGGAGCACATGGATGAAAGTAACAATGGGTGACCATCTCTTATCAAAAACAAAGGACGTATAGTTCTTAGTGGTCGACTGCATTAGCCCTTATAACGTCATTCTTGGTAGACCTTCTTTAAATTCTTTTGGTGCTATTATATCAACTGTTCATCTTTGTGTTAAGTTTTAGGTACAAGATAACCAGGTAGCAATGATGATTGCCAAAAGTAGGTTTGGAAATTTTTTCTCTCGAAGAATTGGTGTTGCAAGTATTGTCCCAAACCCACAATCaaccaacatcaaagtttaattcaaagatgtcacaattcaacataaaataaccgggagttttaaattacgggtcgttctccctaggaattgcaattaagtgtccaattattggctatgagacaaggaatgtaaataggcAATGAAtgaaacaagcatgcaaggaattaaatggaaagaaattaaagtaacaaaaatggaaattaaatgacaaaaagggctcttggcaagaattggggaattgagaattcctatcctagtcatggaccacaaacatggtaattgtgtggaattaatcccaattagtcaatcctacatCGAAAATTAGTCAAAAGGAcatagttaatctcaatccacaagtcctagccaactctattaattgaaggcttagagttagtgaaaaccaaatcaactaacaatcctcacacaatgtggaatggacatccaccactcaagttcacctaattactcaatttctcaaccaagagtgtgaaaaactacgcaaaaatccaaccaagtattttatcaaatacttggaaggcataaaaagaaagcatagtaaaataacaagaattaataaCTTCTACaactactaagcaaggaaaataagaatagcaactcaattcaacaataaaagagcatgaaacataaattgcattaaatgtaaattaaaataacaagagtgctcataaacataaaaagcaacaaaaatgagaaattaacaagataacataaGAAAATTAAGGCAATAgaacaaagaaaggtagaagaaactagatgaaaacaagaattaaaaagagaaattacaaagaaattaaactaagaaaccctagttctagagagaaggggagcttttctctctagaaaatgacctacataatgctaaactaaccctaatttctccctCCCCCCCTTCACATGGAATGAGGCCTCCTTTGATATAGCAAGAATCAGCTTCAGAGAGTCCCaaaactgggctctggaggcccagaaatcgcccccagcgatttgcattaatgaggtcacgggCTGGCTGTGACGTgtatgcatgggtcacgcgtacgcgtcgtctggcgttttcttgccacgcgtacgcgtggccttcGACGATGCACCTCTTCACGTGTGCGCGTCTGTCACGCTTGCACGATGCTCtaagcactccaaatccttgtttttccatgcattctccactttgcatgcttttctcttcacttcttccatcagatacttgccttatgaatctgaaatcactcaacaaatatatcaaggcatcgaatggaatgaaagtggaataaaattgattaattaaagcacaaaatagcatgttttcacaattaagctcagtttagggagaaaacacaaagtatgctatttagatgaataaatgtgggtttatgtgatgaaattcactcaaatcaaaccaaaatatatcgtcaaatatggattcatcaagatTTAAGCAACCATACACTCCAATCAAAGGGAAGCACGACATtgttacaatgaaagcctgaaaATTAGATCGGAGAATACACTGAAAACTGAGTTTCCACAAGACACCTTCAATGTGGCAAATATTTCAAACACAGCAGAGCTTGATCCAAGAGGAGATCTCCGCAACAGACCATCGCTAATAGACGATATCGAAAAGGTAATCTTATATAACAATGACAATCACTTCACTTATGTAAGTCGTTATCTTTtgcaaataataaaaaacaaatcgTCAACATACTTCGACAAAATGTCGTCCTCTTTGCTTGAACCCCAGCAGATATGCCAGGTATAGACCTGAGTTTTATATGCCATGGGTTACAAATTGATCCAAAGGTCCAACCCATAGCGCAAAAGAAAAGGAACATGGGTGACGAAAAGAAGGCAGCCTGTCTAGACAAAACTCGGAAACTACTGGCAGTCGGCTTCATCAAAGAGTTACGATTTACAACATGGTTGTCCAATGTTATCATGGTAAGAAAAGCCTCATGTAAATGGCATAGACTTTACTAACTTGAATAAAGCATGCCCAAAAGACGCATATCCCCTCCTGTGCATTGACAAACAGGTGGATAACGCATTAGGTTTTGGTCTTTTAAGTTTTTTAGATGCATATTCAGGTTATAATAAGATTTTAATGCATCCCAAGGACGAGGATAAAACTACTTTTAACACTGAATTGGGAAAATATGGTTATAAGGTAATGCTCTTTGGCTTAAAGAATTCAGGTGCTACTTATCAAcggctaatgaacaaagttttcAACACACAAATCGGACAGATCCTCGAagtctatgttgatgacatggtGGTAAAAACAAAACGAGATCTAAACCATGGAGTTAACCTAGAAGAGATCTTCGGGCGATTACGACAACATAACATGAGGCTTAATCCCGAAAAATGTGCTTTCAGAGTTAAGGGGGAATTTCTCGGTTTTATGCTCACCTCTAGAGGCATTGAagcaaaaatcaagagaaaagtaaagcaataataaacATGAGAAGTCTACAAACAATAAAAGAAGTACAATAGCTAAATGGCAGAGTAGCAGCATTATCCCGGTTTTTACCAGCCATATCCAGTCATTCACACCACTTTTTTAACGTATTGAGGAAACAAAGAGACTTCAACTAGAGCTCGGAATGTGAAACAGCATTTCAAAATCTAAAGAGAGTGTTATCCTCGCCACCGATCTTGCAAAAGCCCACACAGGGTAAGCCCTTATTACTTTATTTATCAATTTCTACTAATGCTATTAGCTCTGTTTTAGTTACAGAAACAGGAGGAAAACAAGAGCCGGTATACTTCGTTAGTAAGACATTACAGAACGCCAAGCTCAGATATCCGCCAATGGAAAAGCTAGATTACACCTTAATAATCACGGCAAGGAGACTAAGGCATTATTTTCACAGCAACAACATCGTGGTCAAGACAAACTAACCTTTAAGGTAGATTTTAACAAGATCCGAGGTATCTGGACGATTGATAAATGGTcgatcgagttgtccgagtttgaCATTAAATACAAACCTCGAACAGCCATCAAAACACAGTTTCTAGCCAACTTCATAGTTGAGCTGGCAGAACAACCAGAACAAGACGACACCTGGCACCTGTACGTGGATGGAGCCTTAAATATAGAAGGATCAGGCGCAGGTGTATTACTCACCAACAACTATGACTTATATACCGAGCAATCCATCTgcttcaccttcccaacaagcaaCAATCATGCCGAGTACGAGGCACTGCTCGCTGGACTTAGATTGGCTCAATCCTTAAACATCACCCATCTACAGGTATATTTCGACTCATTATTGGTTGTAGAGCAGGTAACAGGACATTTTCAGGTCCGAGATCAATCACTGGAGAAGTATTTCATCATGGTAAAAGAGCTTATTTCTCGATTTAATTCATTTGAAATAACACACATAGCTCAGGAACACAATACCCGAGCAGATGCACTGTCTAATTTAGCAACCACCAAGAAACATATGAATGAATCTATAATTTCCCAACTAATCACGGTTGAACCAAGTTTTGGCAACAAATCTGGTCTATCTGTATCCCAAGTCCAGGACTGGAGAACACAATACAGGATGTACCTACAAACAGGAAGCATACCAATAGGAGTAACCAATCCGACAATATTCAAAAGGCGGGTAGCATCTTTCACAATGGCAGGAGATGAGCTGTATAAAAGAGGCTTTTCTCAACCGCTTTTGAGTTGTTTAGATGAGGAAGAATGAAAGGTCGTCATGGACGAAGTCCATAAAGGAGTATGTGGCAATCACATAGGGGGAATGAGTTTAGCATCAAAGATAGCTAGGGTAGGGTATTACTGGCCAACAATGAAACAAGACTGCATCAACAAGATCAAACGATGTGATAGATGTAAAAAATATTCTCCAGTAATACACAACCCAGGCGAGCTATTACACACCTCGGAGGTAAGTTGGCCTTTCTAGAAATGGGGGCTAGACATCATCGGGCCATTCCCTAAAGCCCCCAGCCAGGTAAAATTTCTGTCAGTAGCAATTGATTACTTctcaaaatggatagaggcaatACCATTAGCCAAAATAGGAGCAGATAAAATTAAGTCATTTATCTGGAAGAATAGTATTTGTTGCTTCGATTTACCCCATGCTATCATTACTGACAATAGTCAACAGTTTACAGGGGTTCAATATTAAACACCATTTCTCCTCTGTCGAGCAACCTCAAACAAATGGGTTAGCCGAGGCTGCAAATAAGGTCGTTAAAGCTCGGTGATGCCAAAGGCGAATGGGCCGATCTCATCCTTGAAGTCGTATGGAGCTACAATACTACAAAACATACCACTACGCAGGAAACACTTTTCTGACTGGTATATGGGTCGGatgcaatgatcccagtagaaatCGCCATAAGCTCAAGGCAACCCGAGAATAATACGTCAGATGACAACGACAAAGTAAGACAAACAGAGTTGGGCACCATCAAGGAGGACAGAAACAAAGCGGAAATGAGACACAGTGCAATGCAAACAATAATCAAAAGCAAATACAATAAAAAGGTGCACCCACGAGCCTTTACTGAGGGAGACCTCGTCCTCCGACGGACAGAAGAGCCAAGAAAGCCATCAACCcatggaaagctcgccgcaaCATGAGAGGGACCCTACCAAGTAACACGAGTGCTCGGCAAAGGTGCATACACACTCCAAACATTACAAGGAGCCGAGGTTCCCAGTATTTGAAATATTTCATCACTAAAGGTTTACTTTACTTGAAAGATGATATCGACAAGGGGAgatactctttttcctactcacAAGGTTTTTTCCCACCCCGAGTTTTTCTCGGAGAGGTTTTAATAAGGTTTCCCCCCCCCATATCATGCATATGTACAACTCTTCTTCTATCAATAATACAAACACACATTATCTACTTTTCTTAGCATCAAAttcacaaaacaaaacaaaagtccTCGCACAGACTAACCCATCAATTacaattcaaaatccaaaaactAGTTTCATGAAACAAGTTAACACAATCAACATAAGTACAATCTATAACactatttaatttcaaataacaACAAACACAAACAGAAATCCAATCAGCCCTCCTTTTCAACAGAAGCACTTTCATCTTGATTATCAGCCAACGCATCATCATCCAGCAATTGACCGTTACTAACAATTTTTGTAACGTCTAATCTGCTTGCATTAACATCAGGAGCAATCACTCCGACCTATGCGACAGCTTGTTCAAATCCAAGGGCGAAAGAACCCAACACCTCCTCCTCCAATTCCATAACCCTAGCCTTCAGCTTGTCATTCTCAGAAACACTATTTTCTAGTTCATCTTTTGTCTTTCTTGTTTCACTCTCCGAATTCTTCACTTTCTCCTTCAAATTCTTGACCTCGGTCCTCATCTTATTCATTTTTTCATCCTTTTCTTGCAAAAATTTCTTCAGCTTTTTGATAGCAGTAATATTGTCACTCTCTAAACTAGCACCAAACTCAGACCCAGTTCTATAGAAATAGCCAAAAATCAACTTAACACACACAAACTAACCTAAAGATACCGGGCCACTTTAGTCTTACCAGCATCATGGATAATCTTTACATCACAATCTCCTTAAGCAAACTCATCGGCAACAGCCATGAAGGGATAACCTGCAGCccataaagaattttttggaccCTCTCTATACCTATATAGGACAAGCTGACTCTGATGAGCAActtcaattttctcagctgtaaAAGCACCAGCACTCTCCTTCAAGTTAGTCAAATCAACCGCTCGAGATGAT
Coding sequences:
- the LOC140177520 gene encoding uncharacterized protein, with protein sequence MGDEKKAACLDKTRKLLAVGFIKELRFTTWLSNVIMVDNALGFGLLSFLDAYSGYNKILMHPKDEDKTTFNTELGKYGYKVMLFGLKNSGATYQRLMNKVFNTQIGQILEVYVDDMVISANGKARLHLNNHGKETKALFSQQQHRGQDKLTFKVDFNKIRGIWTIDKWSIELSEFDIKYKPRTAIKTQFLANFIVELAEQPEQDDTWHLYVDGALNIEGSGAGVLLTNNYDLYTEQSICFTFPTSNNHAEYEALLAGLRLAQSLNITHLQVYFDSLLVVEQVTGHFQVRDQSLEKYFIMVKELISRFNSFEITHIAQEHNTRADALSNLATTKKHMNESIISQLITVEPSFGNKSGLSVSQVQDWRTQYRMYLQTGSIPIGVTNPTIFKRRVASFTMAGDELYKRGFSQPLLSCLDEEE